From the genome of Pectobacterium atrosepticum:
TGATGATGGTGAGCTTTCTTCCACTCATTATGGCAGAACAATGACGATAACTACTCAGGTTGCAGAGCAGCGTAAAGCGCTGGAACTCGCGGTTGCTCAGGCGCTGGAACTGGCGAGTGCCGGTTCTGATGCGGCAGAAGTCGCGGTGTCAAAAACGACGGGGATTAGCGTCAGTACCCGTTATGGTGACGTTGAAAATGTCGAATTCAACAGCGATGGTGCCTTGGGCATCACGGTTTATCATCAACAGCGTAAAGGCAGTGCATCGTCTACCGATCTCAGCCCAGATGCGATAGCGCGTACCGTTCAGGCCGCGCTGGATATTGCGCGCTATACCTCTGTCGATCCTTTTGCTGGCCCGGCGGATCGCGATCTTCTGGCGTTTGACGCGCCGGATCTGGATCTGTTCCATCCAACCGAACTGGATGCGGATCGTGGCATTGAGTTAGCGGCTCGCGCAGAGCAGGCTGCATTACAGGCTGACAAGCGTATCACCAACACCGAAGGCGGCAGCTTTAACAGTCACTACGGCGTTAAGGTGTTCGGCAATAGCCACGGCCTGCTGAAAAGCTACTGCTCCAGCCGTCATTCCATGTCCAGCTGCGTGATTGCCGAAGTTAATGGCAATATGGAACGGGATTATGCTTACACCATCGGCCGTGCGCTGGAGGATTTGCGTAGCCCTGAATGGGTGGGCGAAGAGTGTGCGCGCCGGACGTTATCCCGGCTGTCACCGCGTAAACTGCCAACCATGCAGGCACCGGTGATGTTTTCTGCGGAAGTGGCAACGGGCCTGTTTGGTCATTTGGTTGGTGCCATCAGCGGCGGCAGCGTTTATCGTAAATCCACTTTCCTGCTGGATAAACTGGGCCAGCAGATTCTGCCAGAGTGGCTGACGATTGAGGAACATCCGCACCTGTTGAAAGGGCTGGCTTCTACGCCGTTCGATAGCGAAGGTGTGCGGACGCAGGCGCGTGACATTGTGAAGGCTGGCGTGTTGCAGACTTGGCTGATGACGAGTTATTCCGCGCGTAAACTGGGGATGCAGAGCACCGGCCACGCTGGTGGTATCCACAACTGGCGGATTGCCGGACAAGGTTTGGATTTCAACGGTATGTTGAAGCAGATGGGCAAAGGCCTGTTGGTGACCGAACTGATGGGACAAGGTGTTAGCGGTGTAACGGGGGATTATTCCCGTGGGGCATCCGGTTTCTGGGTCGAAAACGGCGAAATTCAGTATCCGGTCAGCGAGATTACGATCGCGGGTAACCTGAAAGACATGCTGCGTAATATTGTGACGGTGGGGAACGATATCGAAACCCGAAGCAATATCCAGTGTGGTTCCGTGTTGCTACCAGAGATGAAAATCGCAGGGGAATAAACCTGGCTTGCATGAGTAACCGTCGCCGTCGGCAGTGTCCGACGGCTGTTACTCTATAGCATTTCTCCGGCTTAGCGGTGGTACTCGCCTGCGGCTTCTGGCTGATAGAGTAGTTCTAGCACTTCAATTCGCGTTTCTTCACCGTTTGGCAGTTGCCAGGTGATAGCGCTTCCCACATGCATTCCCAATAGTGCTGCGCCCAGCGGAGCCATCACCGACAGCGGTTCTTTACTGTCCTTCACAGCGGCTGGATAAACCAGCGTGCGAATATGCTCTTCATTGGTATTCAGATCGCGGAAACGCACCCGACTATTCATGGTGACGACATGTGAGGGAATCGATGCTGAAGGCAGAATTTCTGCCCGATCCAGTTCGTCATTCAACGCCTGTGCGATATCGCTGTCCGCAAAGGCGGGCTGCTCCAATAACTTATCCAGACGTTCTGCATCCAATTCACTGATTGTCAGGTTAGGTTTCGTCATACTCCTCTCCAGTTGATGTTTTCAGATGATATAAAAATAACCCCCCGCGCCCAGAGGAGCAGGGGGTATAAGAAAATATGATATTAGGGATAGTAGGAGGTTCGGGGGGGAAAGTGAAGCGATCCTTGTCACGAAGGCCTGTTGATAGCCTGCTAAGGAAATGGCTAGTCTTCGTCGAACCCCGCTTCGAACAGCCCGATGACGGCAGCAAGCGCCTGTTCTTCGTCTTGGCCAGTGGCTTCTACTTCGATGAGTCGGCCTTTGGCCGAGTCCAGCATCAGCATGGCAATCACGCTACTGGCTTCCGCTTCGGTGCCGCTGTCATTGCGCAGTATCACTTCCGCATCAAAGCTCTGCACCAGCTCGAACAGCTTCATCGCTGGGCGAGCATGCATACCCAGCTTGTTTTTAATTTCAACCGTTTGCCGGACTGTCATTGGTTACCTTGTTGTACTGGTTTGCCGACTATCACGAAGGTTTCCGTTTTTCCAGCGTACGGTGGCGTGACTGTACGTTCTTACCGCGTGAGCGGAAGTAGTCTGCCAACTGCTCAGCGACGTACACTGAACGGTGTTTACCGCCAGTACAGCCAATGGCGACGGTCAGATAGCTACGGTTATTGGTTTCCAGCATCGGCAGCCACAGTTCTAGATAGCTGCGAGTCTGGTAGATGAAATTGTGAACTTCGGTATGTCGGTCGAGGAAGGACGCAACGGGCTTATCCAGACCAGTCATCGGGCGCAGTTTCGGATCCCAGTGCGGGTTTGGCAGGAAGCGCACGTCAAAGACGTAATCGGCATCGATAGGAATACCATGCTTGAAGCCGAACGATTCGAACACCATCGTGAGCTCGCGTTCTCGCTTGCCGAGCAGCCGTGTGCGCAGCATCTCGGCCAGTTCGTGCACGGACATCTCTGAGGTGTCAATAATCAGATCGGCGCGTGAACGCAGCGGTTCCAGCAGATCACTTTCTTCATCAATCGCGCTTTCCAGTGACAGGTTCTTACTGGACAGCGGGTGCAGGCGACGGGTATCGCTGTAGCGACGAATCAGCGTATTGCGATCGGCATCCAGAAACAGTAGTTGAGGCGAGAAACTTGGTGGCAGTTGCTCCATGGCATGCTCAAAGATTTCCGGCGATTCCGGCATATTGCGCACGTCAATGCTGACAGCCGCGGAAATGTTACGTGCCGCAAGCGTATTAGCCAGTTCTGGCAATAGCACCACTGGTAGATTATCTACGCAGTAGAACCCCATATCTTCTAATGCGCGCAGGGCGACAGATTTCCCTGAACCTGAGCGACCACTGACAATCATCAGCACCATCTGACGAGTCCCCTCTGGCAATGTGATGGCGAATTTTCATTGCCGCTATTTTATATAAAGTGATGTAGAGCTAAAAAAATGACGGCTTAGCGCAAGGATTGCAAGCATTCTCTGACTCTACAGCGAATTGCCCGTCATCGTGAGTATGGCGATTATCCGGTTTAATCCGCTTCCGTCATAATCTGGTACAGCTCTTCATCGCTTTGCGCCGCACGCAGGCGTCGGCAAACCGTTTTATCCGCCAGTCGCTTGGCAACAAGCGACAGGGTGTGCAAATGGGTTTTACATTGTTCCGCTGGAACCAGCAAGGCAAAAAGCAGATCAACGGCCTGATTATCAATGGCATCGAAAGCGATTGGTTGCTCTAACTGAATGAAAACACCGATGGCGCCCAGCGCATTATCGTCTTCCAGCTTACCGTGAGGAATTGCAATGCCGCCGCCGATTCCCGTACTGCCCATACGTTCCCGCGTGAGAATGGCATCAAAGATAATCTGCGAAGGAATATTAAGCTGCTTAGCGGCCAGCTCACTGATAATTTCCAGTGCCCGTTTCTTACTCTGGCAGTGGACGGTGCTTCTGGTGCACTCAGGACGTAATACAGTGCTGAGTTGCAATACGGAATCGTGGCTCATTTTATTTTCACTTAACGACGCTTTCACTTCTGGTGATCCCGACCCACCTGTTAGATGGGCCGAGTTTGTTCCTTTGCTAAACGGCAAAGGAGAAAATTAGTGCTGCTTGAGTTTATCTTTATGCTTATTGAGCTGTCTCGCCAGCTTATCAATCAATAAATCTATCGCGGCGTACATATCTTCCGCTTCAGAGGTTGCATGCAGCTCTCCACCATTAACATGGAGCGTAGCCTCGGCAATTTGCTGAACTTTTTCCACTCTCAATACCACATTGACCTGATTAATCCGGTCAAAATACTGCTCTAATTTGGCAAATTTGCCATTCACAAAATCACGCAGTGGTTCAGTGATCTCGATGTGGTGTCCGGTAATGTTGAGCTGCATAGTGTCTTCCTTCTCTGTTGAGATCAAATCAGTTGTTTACGCTGATTTGATGGTGGGATAGATAAAGACTCTCGGTATTTTGCAACGGTACGGCGCGCCACGATGATGCCCTGATCGGAGAGCAGTGCCGTAAGCTTGCTATCGCTTAGTGGCTTCACGGGGTTTTCCGCTGCAATAAGCTTCTTCACCAACGCGCGAATTGCCGTTGACGAGGCTTCTCCACCGCTATCGGTATTTACGTGGCTGGAGAAGAAATATTTTAGCTCAAAAATGCCGCGCGGACTGTGCAGGAACTTCTGTGTCGTCACGCGTGAAATAGTGGATTCATGCATATCCACCGCCTGCGCGATGTCTGCCAGTACCATGGGCTTCATGAATTCTTCACCCTGATCGAAGAAATCCTTCTGTTGCTCGACGATACAGCGGGTCACTTTCAGCAACGTGTCATTGCGGCTTTCTAGGCTCTTGATGAGCCAGCGCGCTTCTTGCAGGTTGCTGCGGATAAATTGCCCGTCGCTGTCGTTACGTACGCTGTTGCCCAGAGCAGCATATTGCTGGTTAATCTGCAATCGGGGAACGCTATCGGTATTCAGTTCAACGGCCCAGATTCCCTGAACTTTGCGCACCAGCACGTCAGGAATCACGTATTCGGATTCACCGGTGTTGATCGACTGCCCAGGACGTGGATCGAGCGATTGGATCAGCGCTAGCGCTTCTTTCAGCACCTCTTCTTTCAGACGGGTAACGCGGATCAGGCTGCGGAAATCATGGTTGGCTAATAGATCGAGATGATCGCTGACGATCAGGCGAGCTTCGGCCAGACGCGGTGTGCTGTCGTCAAATTGGGAAAGCTGTACCAGCAGACAATCACGCAGATCGCGGGCGGCGACGCCAACGGGATCGAAGCGTTGCACGCGTTTAAGTACGGCTTCGACTTCTTCCAGCGTCACGTCGTCGTCACCGATGCTGTCGAGGATGTCCCCCAGCGGCACGGTCAGGTAGCCTGTATTGTCTACCGCATCGACGATAGAAGTCGCAATGGCCGCGTCGGTGTCTGAAAATGGCGTCAGCTCAACCTGCCACATCAGGTAATCCTGAAGCGTTTGCGTGGTTTCGCCTTGATAAATAGGGAGTTCTTCATCGCGATAGTCAGAGCCAGTGCCCGACGGCGTGCCTGCGGAGTAGATCTCATCCCAGGTGGCATCGAGCGGCAATTCTTCCGGCATGTCCCTTTGCTCAAGGGCTTCACCGGTATCCAGTGAATCGCTATCTGCCTTTTCAAATGACTCGATTTCGTCGTGCTGATCCGTTTGTTCGAGCAACGGATTGCTTTCTAGCGCCAGTTGAATCTCCTGTTGCAATTCAAGCGTGGACAGTTGCAACAGGCGGATGGCCTGTTGGAGCTGTGGGGTCATGGCCAGTTGCTGGCTAAGCCTGAGTTGCAAACCTTGCTTCATAAATCGCGCTAACGTCCCATAAGTACTGCAAAGAGAAAATATTACCCTATCAGAGTCGGAAGCCTTCGCCCAGATAGACGCGTTTCACCTGTTCATCGGCCAAAATTTCGGTCGGTGAACCGTGGGCGATTAGGTTGCCCTGACTCACGATATAGGCTCGTTCACAGACATCAAGCGTTTCGCGGACGTTATGATCGGTAATCAACACGCCAAGTCCGCTGTCACGCAGATGCTCAATGATTTTTTTAATATCCAGTACGGAGATCGGGTCTACGCCCGCAAACGGTTCATCCAGCAGGATGAATTTGGGATTCGCTGCCAGCGCCCGCGCAATCTCTACGCGGCGTCTTTCCCCACCGGACAGCGATTGTCCCAGACTATCGCGCAAATGAATAATATGGAATTCTTCCATTAGTTCATTAGCACGATCTTCCTGTTGCTCGGTCGTCAAATCTTTACGGATCTGTAACACCGCCATCAGGTTGTCATAGACGCTTAAGCGACGGAAAATAGAGGCTTCCTGCGGCAGATAGCCAATGCCGCGTAGGGCGCGTTCGTGCAGGGGGAGCAGGCTGATGTCATCGTCATCAATGACGATGCGCCCTTCATCACGTGGGACGATGCCGACGACCATGTAGAACGTGGTCGTTTTACCGGCCCCGTTCGGCCCAAGCAGGCCGACGATTTCACCGGAATTGACGGTGAGGCTGACGTTTTCCACGACCTTACGGCCTTTGTACGCCTTGGCCAAATTTTCTGCGGTTAATGTTGCCATAACTTATTCAGTGACCCGTGGTTGCGGTTGTTGAGAACGAGAAGGCTGACTCTTGTTCTCTTTATCCTGAAGCTGAGAAGGGACTAACACCGTCGTCACGCGTTTTCCTTTGTCGCTGGTCGCTTCCATCTGCTGTTGTTTCACCAGATAGGTGATGCGATCGCCTTTTACATTGCTGTCCTGTTGTTCCAGATAGGCATTGCCTGTCAGCACCAGAAAGTCGGTGGCCAGCTCGTAGCGGATTTTCTGTGCGTGACCTTTTACCGGTTTGCCGTTGTCCTGCATCTGATAGAACGTCACAGGGTTACCGTAACCTTCTACCACTTCACTGCCTTGCCCGCCCTGTGGGCGCGTCACGACGACCTTGTCGGCTTTCACTTCAATCGTCCCTTGCTTAACGACAACATTGCCGGTGAACGTCACCGTGTTGCCCTGCATGTCCAGAGATTGCTGTGCTGAATCAATGTGAATAGGTTGGTTGCTATCGCCCGTGACGGCAAAGGTGGAAATGCTGACGGCGAACAGCGAGCTGGCGATCAGGGTGTTACGCATCAGGTTATTGGTTTTGGATTTCATAAGAGGTTTTTACCTTTTCGATCAACTCGGCCGTTTTGTTACGCAGATTTCCGCGCATTTTCATTCCGCTTGAGGTAAAGCTG
Proteins encoded in this window:
- a CDS encoding nucleoside diphosphate kinase regulator — encoded protein: MTKPNLTISELDAERLDKLLEQPAFADSDIAQALNDELDRAEILPSASIPSHVVTMNSRVRFRDLNTNEEHIRTLVYPAAVKDSKEPLSVMAPLGAALLGMHVGSAITWQLPNGEETRIEVLELLYQPEAAGEYHR
- a CDS encoding ribosome hibernation promoting factor, whose amino-acid sequence is MQLNITGHHIEITEPLRDFVNGKFAKLEQYFDRINQVNVVLRVEKVQQIAEATLHVNGGELHATSEAEDMYAAIDLLIDKLARQLNKHKDKLKQH
- a CDS encoding RNA polymerase factor sigma-54 gives rise to the protein MKQGLQLRLSQQLAMTPQLQQAIRLLQLSTLELQQEIQLALESNPLLEQTDQHDEIESFEKADSDSLDTGEALEQRDMPEELPLDATWDEIYSAGTPSGTGSDYRDEELPIYQGETTQTLQDYLMWQVELTPFSDTDAAIATSIVDAVDNTGYLTVPLGDILDSIGDDDVTLEEVEAVLKRVQRFDPVGVAARDLRDCLLVQLSQFDDSTPRLAEARLIVSDHLDLLANHDFRSLIRVTRLKEEVLKEALALIQSLDPRPGQSINTGESEYVIPDVLVRKVQGIWAVELNTDSVPRLQINQQYAALGNSVRNDSDGQFIRSNLQEARWLIKSLESRNDTLLKVTRCIVEQQKDFFDQGEEFMKPMVLADIAQAVDMHESTISRVTTQKFLHSPRGIFELKYFFSSHVNTDSGGEASSTAIRALVKKLIAAENPVKPLSDSKLTALLSDQGIIVARRTVAKYRESLSIPPSNQRKQLI
- the rapZ gene encoding RNase adapter RapZ, encoding MVLMIVSGRSGSGKSVALRALEDMGFYCVDNLPVVLLPELANTLAARNISAAVSIDVRNMPESPEIFEHAMEQLPPSFSPQLLFLDADRNTLIRRYSDTRRLHPLSSKNLSLESAIDEESDLLEPLRSRADLIIDTSEMSVHELAEMLRTRLLGKRERELTMVFESFGFKHGIPIDADYVFDVRFLPNPHWDPKLRPMTGLDKPVASFLDRHTEVHNFIYQTRSYLELWLPMLETNNRSYLTVAIGCTGGKHRSVYVAEQLADYFRSRGKNVQSRHRTLEKRKPS
- a CDS encoding lipopolysaccharide ABC transporter ATP-binding protein; this translates as MATLTAENLAKAYKGRKVVENVSLTVNSGEIVGLLGPNGAGKTTTFYMVVGIVPRDEGRIVIDDDDISLLPLHERALRGIGYLPQEASIFRRLSVYDNLMAVLQIRKDLTTEQQEDRANELMEEFHIIHLRDSLGQSLSGGERRRVEIARALAANPKFILLDEPFAGVDPISVLDIKKIIEHLRDSGLGVLITDHNVRETLDVCERAYIVSQGNLIAHGSPTEILADEQVKRVYLGEGFRL
- the pmbA gene encoding metalloprotease PmbA, whose product is MTITTQVAEQRKALELAVAQALELASAGSDAAEVAVSKTTGISVSTRYGDVENVEFNSDGALGITVYHQQRKGSASSTDLSPDAIARTVQAALDIARYTSVDPFAGPADRDLLAFDAPDLDLFHPTELDADRGIELAARAEQAALQADKRITNTEGGSFNSHYGVKVFGNSHGLLKSYCSSRHSMSSCVIAEVNGNMERDYAYTIGRALEDLRSPEWVGEECARRTLSRLSPRKLPTMQAPVMFSAEVATGLFGHLVGAISGGSVYRKSTFLLDKLGQQILPEWLTIEEHPHLLKGLASTPFDSEGVRTQARDIVKAGVLQTWLMTSYSARKLGMQSTGHAGGIHNWRIAGQGLDFNGMLKQMGKGLLVTELMGQGVSGVTGDYSRGASGFWVENGEIQYPVSEITIAGNLKDMLRNIVTVGNDIETRSNIQCGSVLLPEMKIAGE
- the lptA gene encoding lipopolysaccharide ABC transporter substrate-binding protein LptA, which encodes MKSKTNNLMRNTLIASSLFAVSISTFAVTGDSNQPIHIDSAQQSLDMQGNTVTFTGNVVVKQGTIEVKADKVVVTRPQGGQGSEVVEGYGNPVTFYQMQDNGKPVKGHAQKIRYELATDFLVLTGNAYLEQQDSNVKGDRITYLVKQQQMEATSDKGKRVTTVLVPSQLQDKENKSQPSRSQQPQPRVTE
- the ptsN gene encoding PTS IIA-like nitrogen regulatory protein PtsN; the protein is MSHDSVLQLSTVLRPECTRSTVHCQSKKRALEIISELAAKQLNIPSQIIFDAILTRERMGSTGIGGGIAIPHGKLEDDNALGAIGVFIQLEQPIAFDAIDNQAVDLLFALLVPAEQCKTHLHTLSLVAKRLADKTVCRRLRAAQSDEELYQIMTEAD
- a CDS encoding PTS phosphocarrier protein NPr translates to MTVRQTVEIKNKLGMHARPAMKLFELVQSFDAEVILRNDSGTEAEASSVIAMLMLDSAKGRLIEVEATGQDEEQALAAVIGLFEAGFDED